The following coding sequences are from one Pseudomonadota bacterium window:
- a CDS encoding NADH-quinone oxidoreductase subunit C — MKREEILAHLTERFPNAGLRIDERNAETLIVEPAHLLEVARCLRDDPALAFDYNMVVTAADWVERVDVIAYFMSYTHLHIVALKVQLPNDRLEVDSLTSLWSGANWYEREVYDLFGVQFKGHPDLRRILMPHDWEGHPLRKSYVHPNFVPTPQGENPAHFTGMGHHKI, encoded by the coding sequence TTGAAGAGAGAAGAGATCCTGGCTCACCTGACCGAGCGGTTTCCGAACGCGGGGCTTCGCATCGACGAGCGCAACGCCGAGACCCTCATCGTCGAGCCCGCCCATCTGCTCGAGGTGGCGCGCTGCCTGCGCGACGACCCCGCGCTTGCGTTCGACTACAACATGGTGGTCACCGCGGCCGACTGGGTCGAGCGCGTCGACGTCATCGCGTATTTCATGTCGTACACGCACCTCCACATCGTGGCCCTCAAGGTGCAGCTTCCCAATGATCGTCTCGAGGTCGACAGCCTCACGTCGCTGTGGTCCGGGGCGAACTGGTACGAGCGCGAGGTGTACGACCTGTTCGGTGTGCAGTTCAAGGGCCATCCCGATCTGCGGCGCATCCTCATGCCGCACGACTGGGAGGGGCACCCGCTGCGCAAGAGCTACGTCCATCCGAACTTCGTTCCCACGCCCCAAGGAGAGAACCCCGCGCACTTCACAGGAATGGGTCACCACAAGATCTAG
- a CDS encoding NAD(P)H-quinone oxidoreductase subunit 3 → MATGNYLYPLLFLIGGILFCLMNFVLASILAPRRQSPEKLIAYECGEMPIGKAWVQYNIRYYLYAMMFVLFDVEIVFMFPWAASFRDMLLDPKYGLMAFGEMLVFLGLLVVAIGYAWRKGVMDWYG, encoded by the coding sequence GTGGCAACAGGCAACTATCTCTACCCCCTCTTGTTCCTCATCGGCGGCATCCTGTTCTGTCTGATGAACTTCGTTCTGGCGAGCATCCTGGCGCCTCGCCGGCAGTCGCCCGAGAAGCTCATCGCCTACGAGTGCGGCGAGATGCCCATCGGCAAGGCCTGGGTGCAGTACAACATCCGCTACTACCTCTACGCGATGATGTTCGTGCTCTTCGATGTCGAGATCGTCTTCATGTTCCCGTGGGCCGCATCGTTCCGCGACATGCTCCTCGACCCGAAGTACGGGCTCATGGCCTTCGGCGAGATGCTCGTGTTCCTCGGTCTTCTCGTGGTGGCCATCGGCTACGCGTGGCGCAAAGGGGTCATGGATTGGTACGGCTAG